The nucleotide sequence CCGCTTCTGGCCGGCCGACCTGTGGGAGCCGGGCCGCGCCCAGCAGTCCTTCGACAAGCAGTTCGTCCGCGACTGGCTGACCTCGGACGCCTCCGGCTGGGACCGCGCGAGCGAGCAGCCCCCGCCGCCGCTGCCCGAGGAGATCATCGCCGCGACCCGCGCCAAGTACGTGGAGGCGTACGAGCGACTGACGGGCATGCGCTGGAGCTAGGCGCACGAAGAAGGCCCCGGTCCAGTGGACCGGGGCCTTCTTTCGATCTCAAGAGCGGACGACCAGGTTCGAACTGGCGACCTCAACCTTGGCAAGGTTGCGCTCTACCAACTGAGCTACGTCCGCGCTGCGCCGTGGCGCGAGGCCTACTATACCCAACCCCGCTCCCGTGCGAGACGTACCGCCGCGTGCCGGTTCTCCACCCCGAGCTTGGACGTGGCCGACGACAGATAGTTCCGGACAGTCCCCTGGGACAGCGCGGCCCGCTCGGCGATCTCCGCGACGGGCGCCCCGTCGGCGGCGAGCTCGAGGACCTCGGCCTCCCGCGCGGTGAGCGGGGAGTCGCCGGAGGAGATCGCGTCGGCCGCCAACTCCGGGTCCACATAGCGGTTCCCCGCATGCACGGCCCGGATGATCTCCGCGAGCCGCTGCGCGCTGACGGTCTTGGGGACGAACCCGCGCACACCTGCCGCAAGCGCCCGCTTCAGATGCCCCGGTCGGCCGTGACCGGTCACGATCAGTACGCGGCAGCCCGGCAGTTCGGCCCGCAGCGATGTGGCGACCCTCACACCGTCGGCCCCCGGCATCTGCAGGTCCAGCACGGCCACGTCCGGCGTGTGCGCCAGCGCCATCGCCAGCGCCTCCGGCCCGCTCGCCGCCTGCGCGACCACCAACAGGTCGTCCTCCAACGCCAGCAACGCGGCCAGCGCCCCCCGGATCAGATGCTCGTCGTCGGCGAGCAACAGCCGCACGGGCCGCCCGTCCGCCGCCGCCTCCGGTACGCCCGTCATGACGCGGCCCGTCGTACGACCGCCGGGCCGACCGTGGCCGACGTACCCCTCGAAGCCGAGTCCGCTGGAGAAGCCGAGCCCGAGTTCTCGGCGGACGCCGACCCGGCCGAGGCCAGCGGCACCCGCGCCACCACCCGGAACACCTCTCCACCCGCCGGCCCCGCCTCCAGCGTCCCGTCCACCACCGCCAGCCGCTCCCGCAGCCCGGCGAGCCCGGACCCGGCGCCGACGGAACGCCCGGCGTCCTCCTCCGCACCCGCCGCCCGTATCCCGTCGTTCTCCACGGTCAGCACCACTTGCCCCTCCGTCACCTTCAATACCACCGCGCACCGCACGGCGTTCCCGTGCCGGAGCACGTTCGTCGTCCCTTCCCGCACCACCCAGGCGAGCGCGGACTGCACCTCGCCGGGCAGCCCGGCGGTGTCCGCCCCGTCGACCGAGCAGGTGATGCCGGCCGCCGCCAGCACGCCCCGCGCACCGGAGAGTTCGACCCCGAGGTCGGCCTCCCGGTATCCCCGTACGACATCCCGCACCTCGCGCTGCGACT is from Streptomyces sp. NBC_01314 and encodes:
- a CDS encoding response regulator, with amino-acid sequence MTGVPEAAADGRPVRLLLADDEHLIRGALAALLALEDDLLVVAQAASGPEALAMALAHTPDVAVLDLQMPGADGVRVATSLRAELPGCRVLIVTGHGRPGHLKRALAAGVRGFVPKTVSAQRLAEIIRAVHAGNRYVDPELAADAISSGDSPLTAREAEVLELAADGAPVAEIAERAALSQGTVRNYLSSATSKLGVENRHAAVRLARERGWV